A region from the Halosolutus gelatinilyticus genome encodes:
- a CDS encoding GNAT family N-acetyltransferase, with product MNLRRVSAHCGSFNEASTGLLESLGFERKGTLQQATWFRGDYHDLYWYGLLREEWRTRK from the coding sequence GTGAACCTCCGTCGGGTGAGCGCCCACTGCGGGAGCTTCAACGAGGCCTCCACAGGGCTGCTGGAATCGCTGGGGTTCGAGCGCAAGGGGACGCTCCAGCAGGCGACGTGGTTCCGCGGCGACTACCACGACCTGTACTGGTACGGCCTGTTGCGCGAGGAGTGGCGGACGCGGAAGTAG
- a CDS encoding endonuclease NucS domain-containing protein, whose product MIFSIDDENDVLEGIEEQALSELGILERQDLQEWAIEQPRILGDDLLVITSEYANFEDTLDRLDILALDRTGTLVVIELKRDRADRTTDLQAIKYASYCATLTAENIQKDYREFWSERNEEELTPEEVGQTFVDFLEGGEEKIVLTSDGWAEFELDQKPRLLLAAGRFGTEITAPVMWLIEEYGMDITCTRIEAYEHQGRVLLNSQQVIPVAEAEEYMTKRREKQEKQRKTSRRPAAINVLLEREVLKPGEKVYFDPERVPEGADLEWSEDDDFWWATVTGDTGRSDNARWDHDENVYSFTGLTKELLHELVGRDRDDALNGYKFWCHPGFEGRSLSDLRNSDVRGGDRESKTVGSKLTIED is encoded by the coding sequence ATGATATTCAGTATCGACGATGAAAACGACGTTCTCGAGGGGATCGAGGAGCAGGCGTTGTCCGAGTTGGGGATACTGGAGCGCCAGGATCTCCAAGAATGGGCGATCGAGCAACCTCGAATCCTGGGCGACGACCTGCTGGTTATCACGTCCGAGTACGCCAACTTCGAAGACACGCTGGATCGGCTCGATATTCTCGCCCTCGACCGGACGGGAACGCTGGTCGTCATCGAGCTCAAACGCGATAGAGCTGACCGAACCACGGACCTTCAGGCCATCAAGTACGCAAGCTACTGCGCGACGCTGACCGCCGAAAACATCCAAAAGGACTACCGCGAGTTCTGGAGCGAACGGAACGAAGAGGAGCTGACGCCCGAAGAAGTCGGACAGACCTTCGTCGATTTTCTCGAGGGAGGGGAGGAAAAGATCGTTCTGACGAGTGATGGGTGGGCCGAGTTCGAACTCGATCAGAAGCCTCGTCTCTTACTGGCGGCGGGTCGGTTCGGGACTGAAATCACGGCTCCCGTGATGTGGCTAATCGAGGAGTACGGAATGGACATCACCTGTACGAGGATCGAAGCCTACGAACACCAGGGTCGAGTTCTCCTCAACAGCCAGCAGGTCATTCCGGTTGCCGAGGCCGAGGAATACATGACGAAGCGCCGGGAGAAACAAGAAAAACAACGGAAGACGTCGCGCCGACCTGCGGCCATCAACGTTCTGCTCGAGCGCGAGGTGCTGAAACCCGGCGAGAAGGTGTATTTCGATCCCGAACGTGTGCCGGAAGGAGCAGATCTCGAGTGGTCGGAGGACGATGACTTCTGGTGGGCCACCGTCACGGGTGATACCGGTCGAAGCGACAACGCCCGGTGGGACCACGACGAGAACGTGTACTCGTTCACCGGTCTAACGAAGGAACTCCTGCACGAACTCGTTGGACGGGACCGGGACGACGCGCTAAACGGATACAAATTCTGGTGCCATCCGGGGTTCGAGGGACGTTCACTGAGCGACCTTCGGAACAGCGATGTGAGGGGTGGTGATCGGGAGAGTAAAACTGTCGGGTCGAAACTCACCATCGAGGACTGA
- a CDS encoding TIGR00341 family protein, producing MRRLELVIPAEYKNDVSRVLDEEEVGYTASGPLDGPDEAELVTISFPAPVNAVEPILDRLWDYGLEDDDASVVVLPAESIISNRADALRSRYSSSAESGTRIAREELLARAQNLVPGMVVYFVMLILSVVIAVAGLVANSVAVVVGSMVVAPLMGPALAASVGTVVGDRELFVRGISMQISGVVVSVIVAIGFASLVRYIHIFPVDQIMTIGEISSRTSPDFLALVVAIAAGAAGAYSLSTGSSTSLVGVAVAAALVPPLGVVGIGLAWGRPMVSIGALILVLVNLLAINLVAIAGFYYQGYRPRNWSEIGTVRIAARRRIAVLAVCLLVLSSFLGVVTIGELRAATIREDVRADVTEVIDNPAYADANLVEVQFISDNSLPTSQPERVVVTVGHPPGESFPGLLNDLRDAVDDSIVVDLNFEQEA from the coding sequence ATGCGAAGACTCGAACTCGTGATTCCCGCCGAGTACAAAAACGACGTAAGTCGCGTGCTCGATGAAGAGGAAGTCGGCTACACGGCGAGTGGGCCACTCGACGGCCCGGACGAGGCTGAACTCGTCACCATCTCATTTCCCGCCCCGGTGAACGCGGTCGAACCGATCCTCGATCGGCTCTGGGACTACGGCCTCGAGGATGACGACGCCTCAGTCGTCGTCCTCCCCGCAGAGAGCATCATCTCAAATCGGGCCGATGCGCTTCGATCCCGGTATTCAAGTTCGGCCGAGTCCGGAACGCGAATCGCACGTGAAGAACTCCTTGCCCGCGCTCAAAACCTCGTCCCGGGAATGGTCGTCTATTTCGTCATGTTGATCTTAAGCGTCGTTATCGCCGTCGCTGGGCTCGTCGCAAATTCAGTCGCGGTCGTCGTCGGCTCGATGGTCGTCGCACCGTTGATGGGACCGGCACTGGCGGCAAGCGTGGGTACGGTTGTCGGCGATCGTGAATTATTCGTTCGCGGTATCAGTATGCAGATATCTGGCGTGGTCGTTTCGGTAATCGTTGCGATCGGATTCGCGAGTCTGGTTCGATATATCCACATATTCCCGGTCGACCAGATAATGACGATCGGTGAAATCTCGAGCCGGACGTCGCCGGACTTCCTCGCTCTTGTGGTGGCCATCGCCGCCGGTGCCGCGGGCGCCTACAGCCTCTCTACCGGCTCCTCGACGAGTCTCGTCGGCGTTGCCGTCGCCGCTGCGCTCGTACCGCCGCTGGGCGTCGTCGGAATCGGACTTGCGTGGGGGAGGCCGATGGTCTCCATCGGCGCGCTTATTCTGGTACTTGTTAATCTTCTCGCAATTAACCTCGTCGCTATCGCTGGCTTCTATTATCAAGGATACCGCCCACGCAACTGGTCTGAGATCGGTACCGTCAGGATTGCAGCTCGGAGACGGATCGCAGTCCTCGCGGTTTGTCTTCTCGTACTCTCGTCCTTTTTAGGAGTCGTCACGATTGGAGAACTTCGAGCGGCAACGATCAGGGAGGACGTTCGGGCCGACGTCACCGAGGTCATCGACAACCCAGCGTACGCCGACGCCAACTTAGTTGAGGTTCAGTTTATCAGTGACAATTCACTTCCGACTTCTCAGCCTGAACGCGTCGTCGTTACTGTTGGCCATCCCCCGGGGGAATCGTTTCCGGGCCTGCTCAATGACCTTCGCGACGCAGTCGACGACTCGATCGTGGTCGACCTCAACTTCGAACAGGAGGCCTGA